The following are from one region of the Chloracidobacterium sp. genome:
- a CDS encoding DUF4097 family beta strand repeat protein, which translates to MNSANCKITFAIAALAILGVTSVPRVAAQTPTVPEPPRTRVEPTRREPPAAPVVTTAGRGDGELRVAADPNVNIKFCVSEGNLKINGWDRSEVRVFVRSGRKFTIRVLERDSVSGKANWVWIAPALADGATPAPAATCLSGDSIEIDVPRGATVDLEGRSTDVSIDSIKKVRAKIVEGNISLNNISGGINAVALQGDLLVESSAGAISLESTTGNIVAYDVTPGQIGELFRAKTNSGAISIQRVEHRQIEANTITGSVAFDGKFLVGGIYNFKTSNGSIRLQLPAETSCSITASYGFGSFKSALPMTITYETVSPGGKNLNATIGKGEMCNLKLTTTSGSINIAKPAQ; encoded by the coding sequence ATGAATTCAGCAAATTGTAAAATTACGTTCGCAATAGCGGCCCTGGCAATTTTGGGGGTGACTTCGGTGCCTCGCGTTGCCGCACAGACGCCGACAGTTCCCGAACCGCCGCGAACACGAGTCGAACCGACTCGGCGCGAGCCGCCTGCAGCCCCAGTGGTCACTACCGCCGGACGCGGCGATGGTGAACTGCGAGTTGCCGCCGATCCGAACGTGAACATCAAATTCTGCGTTTCCGAAGGTAATCTAAAGATCAATGGCTGGGACAGGAGCGAGGTAAGAGTATTTGTGCGCTCCGGCCGCAAGTTTACGATCCGCGTACTGGAACGCGATTCGGTTTCAGGAAAAGCGAATTGGGTATGGATCGCACCTGCACTCGCCGATGGAGCTACTCCGGCACCGGCGGCAACGTGCCTGTCTGGGGACAGCATCGAGATCGACGTGCCGAGAGGTGCTACTGTCGATCTCGAAGGGCGTTCGACCGATGTCTCGATCGATTCTATAAAAAAAGTTCGGGCAAAAATCGTTGAGGGCAATATTTCGCTCAACAATATATCCGGCGGTATAAACGCGGTTGCGCTGCAGGGCGACCTTTTGGTCGAGAGCTCGGCCGGAGCTATTTCGCTTGAAAGCACTACGGGCAACATCGTTGCTTACGATGTCACCCCCGGTCAGATCGGCGAATTGTTCCGTGCAAAAACGAACAGCGGAGCTATCTCCATCCAGCGTGTCGAACATCGTCAGATCGAGGCGAATACGATCACCGGTTCCGTGGCATTCGACGGGAAGTTTCTCGTCGGCGGGATCTACAACTTCAAAACCTCGAACGGTTCCATTCGTCTGCAGCTTCCGGCAGAGACTTCCTGTTCGATAACCGCATCATACGGTTTTGGCAGTTTTAAGTCTGCGTTGCCTATGACGATCACATACGAAACGGTCTCGCCCGGCGGCAAGAACCTTAATGCAACGATCGGAAAAGGCGAGATGTGCAATCTGAAACTTACCACCACCAGCGGCAGCATCAATATCGCTAAACCGGCTCAATAG
- a CDS encoding SMC family ATPase — protein MHITKIELENIKSHVDSKFEFSRGSTAITGPNGAGKTTLIEAVAWTLFDLLDYKKDDFVRRGAKKGVARVRFESGLDEREYTVYRDTGTGYYVYDPGLKIRIADKKEEVLRFLWNHLGVEPGTDLQSLFKQAIGVPQGTLTAIFLATTADRKRTFDALLKVEEYRRGADELLKTQRVVESQISLVREKIARSEGELNRLDAVKEESRMASAEAARFVSEQEAIAAAVAEKASSVASMDEREAALAELASELQAVSNEKLRIEAAVEQKRSEFEESKLAAAKIEMVRDDAGRHIAALGRLQELERERAERDRLKTELLKVENAEAAVRAEERHIRLQMAAIENSHKEIVLLRPLVDEQTQAEKEIAELRSKQANLRFRLDQAAELEEKLKALRSAFAQNKAALEQAVAAKATAAMLPEQQRRQALIVTELANLRAGLERDERFQSEIKNGLCPILSEKCLNLKEGQTLEGFVKTKFEDVRERIKVLETEHLQLDRELTVSRDAERVAVRVSSLEERAVEIEAEGKRLRSELDAIAIAGDENAALDATLRDAEERLQSLDDPRGRISILERDAGKETEVRETVTKIESNIERLENDRRLLVEQLDDFKELDKNLAGTIITRDSTSEAHRTFLVFESLAKDLEARKANLDKANADHHAIMERIRAIEADVESAKGSYDREVHRAEKERLAAMRLAQAEIGVRLENAVRRQNEIRAEMDRLEQIKVELGDVMKERDRLEGVLGLTVFIRDTLKEVAPLVARNYVFHVSHEANQLFREITGSAERTLKWADDYGIVLEEGGYERPFQSLSGGEQMAAALSVRLALLKQLSDIRIAFFDEPTTNMDAERRENLAQQIGQITFFDQLFVISHDDTFEGYMDHEIRVGE, from the coding sequence ATGCATATAACAAAGATCGAACTTGAGAATATTAAGTCTCACGTTGATTCTAAATTCGAGTTTTCCCGCGGCTCGACCGCGATAACCGGCCCGAACGGTGCCGGAAAGACCACGCTTATCGAAGCGGTCGCGTGGACCTTGTTCGACCTGCTCGACTACAAGAAGGATGACTTTGTTCGTCGAGGAGCGAAGAAAGGCGTCGCCCGGGTTAGATTTGAAAGCGGCCTCGATGAGCGTGAGTACACGGTCTATCGCGATACGGGAACCGGATACTATGTTTACGATCCGGGATTGAAGATCCGTATCGCCGACAAGAAGGAGGAGGTGCTGCGTTTTCTCTGGAATCACCTCGGCGTCGAACCCGGAACCGATCTCCAGTCGCTATTCAAACAAGCTATTGGCGTACCGCAGGGTACGTTGACAGCGATATTTCTTGCTACTACAGCAGATCGCAAACGCACGTTTGACGCCCTTCTCAAGGTCGAGGAATACAGACGCGGAGCCGACGAACTCCTTAAGACACAGCGCGTCGTTGAAAGCCAGATCTCTCTTGTTCGGGAAAAGATCGCTCGTTCAGAGGGCGAGTTGAACCGGCTCGATGCGGTAAAGGAAGAGAGCCGGATGGCCTCTGCTGAAGCTGCAAGATTTGTCTCGGAACAGGAGGCGATAGCGGCCGCGGTTGCCGAGAAAGCGAGTTCTGTCGCTTCGATGGATGAACGTGAGGCTGCCCTCGCCGAACTTGCATCGGAACTCCAAGCCGTTTCGAATGAGAAATTACGGATCGAGGCCGCCGTCGAGCAAAAGCGATCGGAGTTTGAAGAGTCGAAACTCGCCGCGGCAAAGATCGAAATGGTCCGAGATGATGCCGGCAGGCATATCGCGGCGTTGGGCCGCTTGCAGGAGTTAGAACGCGAACGTGCTGAAAGAGACCGCCTCAAGACAGAATTGCTAAAGGTAGAGAATGCAGAAGCTGCGGTTCGGGCGGAGGAGCGCCACATTCGGCTTCAAATGGCGGCGATCGAGAATTCGCACAAAGAGATCGTTTTACTTCGGCCACTTGTCGATGAACAGACCCAGGCTGAAAAAGAGATAGCGGAGTTGCGAAGCAAGCAAGCGAATCTCCGGTTTCGGTTGGATCAGGCCGCTGAACTTGAAGAAAAGCTCAAGGCCCTTCGCTCAGCCTTTGCTCAAAACAAGGCGGCCCTGGAACAAGCAGTGGCCGCGAAGGCGACCGCCGCGATGCTTCCGGAACAGCAGAGAAGGCAGGCCCTGATCGTTACCGAACTTGCAAATCTGCGAGCCGGACTTGAACGCGATGAGCGATTCCAGAGCGAAATAAAGAACGGGTTGTGCCCGATCCTTTCGGAAAAATGTCTGAATTTGAAAGAAGGGCAGACGCTTGAAGGGTTTGTTAAGACGAAATTCGAAGATGTTCGTGAAAGGATCAAGGTGCTCGAAACCGAACATTTGCAGCTAGATCGTGAACTTACGGTTTCGCGCGATGCCGAACGCGTCGCAGTTCGGGTCTCGTCACTCGAAGAAAGAGCTGTCGAGATCGAAGCCGAGGGAAAACGCCTTAGAAGCGAGCTCGATGCGATCGCGATCGCAGGTGATGAAAACGCGGCTCTCGACGCGACGCTGCGTGATGCCGAAGAGCGGCTTCAGAGCCTCGACGATCCGCGCGGCCGGATATCGATTCTTGAGCGTGACGCTGGTAAAGAGACGGAAGTTCGCGAAACTGTGACCAAGATCGAAAGCAACATCGAACGTCTCGAAAACGATCGGCGATTATTGGTCGAGCAGCTTGACGATTTCAAAGAACTGGACAAAAACCTGGCCGGCACGATCATCACCAGAGACTCGACCTCAGAAGCGCATCGAACCTTTTTGGTTTTCGAGTCGCTGGCCAAGGACCTAGAAGCGAGAAAGGCCAACCTCGACAAAGCGAATGCTGATCACCATGCGATAATGGAAAGGATCCGAGCGATCGAAGCCGACGTAGAATCGGCGAAAGGATCATACGACAGGGAGGTCCATCGCGCCGAGAAAGAGCGGCTTGCGGCCATGCGTCTTGCACAGGCCGAGATCGGTGTGCGTCTTGAGAATGCGGTTCGACGTCAAAACGAGATCAGGGCCGAAATGGACCGGCTTGAGCAGATAAAGGTCGAACTTGGCGACGTTATGAAGGAACGCGATCGTCTTGAAGGCGTTTTGGGCCTGACCGTTTTCATCCGTGATACCTTAAAGGAAGTCGCTCCGCTGGTCGCTCGAAACTATGTATTCCACGTTTCGCATGAAGCTAACCAGTTGTTTCGCGAGATCACCGGGAGCGCTGAAAGGACGCTAAAATGGGCTGACGATTACGGTATAGTCTTGGAAGAAGGCGGCTACGAGCGGCCGTTTCAGAGTCTTTCCGGCGGCGAGCAGATGGCGGCGGCATTGTCGGTCCGGTTGGCACTGCTGAAACAGCTTTCGGACATTCGCATCGCTTTCTTCGACGAACCAACGACGAACATGGACGCCGAACGCCGCGAAAATCTGGCACAGCAGATCGGGCAGATCACATTTTTTGACCAGCTTTTTGTAATTTCGCATGACGACACATTCGAAGGGTATATGGATCACGAAATAAGGGTGGGCGAGTGA
- a CDS encoding ribonuclease HI codes for MKQVTIVCDGSSLGNGKGNPRAAAVAVLGFKGYWKAVGEYLGSATNQQSEIAAAAIGLENLKEPCKVKLLSDSKYVVETMGGTWKRKTNHEWWSRLDKAAAKHTIEWEWVKGHSGHEIQEVADTAARKIAKDGKVDRELLDELVLSIGVLEV; via the coding sequence GTGAAGCAAGTCACTATTGTTTGCGACGGTTCGAGCCTCGGCAACGGAAAGGGGAATCCGCGTGCGGCGGCTGTTGCTGTACTTGGCTTCAAAGGCTATTGGAAAGCGGTCGGCGAATATCTCGGGAGTGCAACGAACCAACAGTCTGAGATCGCCGCCGCAGCGATCGGTCTTGAGAATCTGAAAGAACCTTGTAAGGTGAAATTGCTCTCAGATTCGAAATATGTAGTTGAAACAATGGGCGGAACCTGGAAGCGCAAGACCAATCACGAATGGTGGTCTCGGCTCGACAAGGCAGCCGCAAAACATACGATCGAATGGGAATGGGTCAAAGGCCATTCCGGCCATGAGATCCAGGAAGTTGCCGACACGGCGGCCAGAAAGATCGCGAAGGACGGAAAGGTCGACCGCGAACTCCTCGACGAACTCGTCCTCAGTATCGGTGTACTTGAAGTTTGA
- a CDS encoding 50S ribosomal protein L11 methyltransferase, with the protein MTKSAEKWHSIEVSVSAEAAEAIEFAFNSLDASGTAINRLGNAHADTVIVAGYFSELPESDVIDAEVRFALEAYGFGEDVVSGIAKSDVEQTDWLLEWKKHWRPTKVGGFIIAPSWETVDDTSKILIRIEPNMAFGTGTHETTQLCLRAIEANIDKRDTFLDVGTGTGILAIGVALLQRRSNGGGRIGTIVACDTDVDSIAIARENSALNGVGENIDLFVGSISDSTLPADFVCANLTLDVIVPLLDLLIARAKKTLLLSGILVTQESEIIGALSERGFSAAEVGRAGEWISVLIRVARPTAAS; encoded by the coding sequence ATGACCAAGAGCGCTGAAAAATGGCATTCCATCGAGGTTTCAGTAAGTGCTGAAGCGGCCGAGGCGATCGAATTTGCGTTCAATTCGCTTGACGCTTCGGGTACGGCGATCAACCGACTGGGTAATGCGCACGCCGACACGGTAATTGTTGCTGGTTATTTTTCCGAGTTGCCCGAAAGCGACGTCATCGACGCTGAGGTTAGGTTTGCTCTGGAGGCCTACGGCTTTGGTGAAGACGTCGTGTCCGGTATTGCCAAGAGCGACGTCGAACAGACCGATTGGCTGCTTGAATGGAAAAAGCACTGGCGACCGACGAAAGTCGGCGGATTTATCATCGCACCTTCGTGGGAAACGGTCGATGACACGTCAAAGATCTTGATCCGCATCGAACCGAACATGGCCTTCGGAACCGGCACCCACGAAACCACACAGCTTTGTTTGCGCGCGATCGAGGCCAATATCGATAAGCGGGACACATTCCTGGATGTCGGTACAGGCACCGGAATTCTTGCGATCGGAGTCGCTCTGCTGCAGCGACGTTCGAATGGCGGCGGTCGCATCGGAACAATTGTCGCGTGCGATACCGATGTCGATTCTATCGCGATCGCCCGCGAGAATTCGGCGCTTAATGGCGTCGGCGAGAATATAGACCTCTTTGTCGGCTCGATCTCAGATTCGACCCTTCCCGCCGACTTTGTGTGCGCAAATCTGACGCTGGACGTGATCGTGCCGCTGCTTGACCTGCTTATTGCTCGAGCAAAAAAGACGTTGTTATTATCCGGTATACTCGTGACTCAAGAATCCGAGATCATCGGTGCTCTGTCCGAGCGGGGATTTTCAGCCGCGGAGGTCGGACGAGCAGGAGAGTGGATATCGGTACTGATCCGGGTCGCACGCCCAACTGCCGCATCATAA
- a CDS encoding DMT family protein, whose translation MTATTILLLVISNVFMTLAWYGHLKFKQSPLWMAVILSWGLALFEYAFQVPANRIGSEVMSVTQLKILQEAITLVVFTIIAFLLFGETLKWNHFVSYAFLIGAVFFAFIK comes from the coding sequence ATGACTGCAACAACCATTTTATTGTTGGTTATCTCGAACGTCTTCATGACGTTGGCATGGTATGGCCATCTCAAATTCAAACAAAGCCCGTTATGGATGGCAGTGATATTGAGTTGGGGACTCGCGTTGTTCGAATACGCGTTTCAGGTGCCTGCGAATCGGATCGGGTCTGAAGTGATGAGCGTTACGCAATTAAAGATACTGCAGGAAGCGATCACGCTTGTGGTCTTTACGATCATCGCATTCCTGCTCTTCGGCGAGACCCTCAAATGGAACCATTTTGTCTCATACGCATTTCTGATCGGAGCTGTTTTCTTCGCATTTATTAAATGA
- the era gene encoding GTPase Era encodes MSPKNFRSGLVALIGRPNAGKSTLLNRLVGEKIAAVSNKPQTTRHKIKGIVTTDEGQIVFVDTPGVHKPGFLLNRRMMSAVHDAILSVDLVVLMRDASVSTGNGDRFVLDLIKAAAKPAVLVLNKIDKVKEKGKLLPLIEFYSLEFDFAEIIPVSALKGQAVSELLDNIIKHLPEGEPLFNEDELTDQPLRNIVAEMVREKILRTTGEELPYVTAVITERWDESDPEQLKIFCAIYVERVSQKAIVIGKGASKLKQIGIDARRDIETLLGRHVHLQLFVKVVDDWRNKERELDEMGIME; translated from the coding sequence ATGTCTCCAAAGAACTTTCGAAGCGGGCTCGTCGCGCTTATCGGCCGCCCGAACGCCGGCAAGTCCACACTGCTCAACCGCCTCGTCGGTGAAAAGATCGCCGCCGTTTCGAACAAGCCCCAGACGACCCGACACAAGATCAAAGGAATTGTTACGACAGACGAGGGGCAGATCGTCTTCGTAGATACGCCCGGCGTTCACAAGCCCGGATTTTTGCTGAATAGGCGAATGATGTCGGCGGTTCATGACGCTATACTCTCTGTCGATCTTGTTGTTTTGATGCGTGACGCAAGTGTCTCCACCGGCAACGGCGATAGGTTTGTCCTCGATCTCATTAAGGCCGCAGCAAAGCCCGCCGTCCTCGTTCTGAATAAGATCGATAAGGTCAAAGAAAAAGGCAAACTTCTTCCGCTCATAGAATTTTATTCACTAGAATTTGATTTCGCTGAGATCATTCCGGTTTCTGCGTTGAAAGGCCAGGCGGTCAGCGAACTGCTTGATAACATCATCAAGCATTTGCCGGAAGGCGAACCTCTATTTAATGAAGACGAGCTTACCGACCAGCCATTGCGAAACATCGTCGCTGAAATGGTGCGCGAAAAGATACTTAGGACAACGGGCGAGGAACTGCCTTACGTTACAGCGGTCATCACAGAACGATGGGACGAAAGCGACCCGGAACAGCTCAAGATATTTTGCGCGATCTACGTTGAACGCGTTTCACAGAAGGCGATCGTGATCGGCAAAGGAGCTTCGAAACTGAAACAGATCGGCATAGATGCCCGCCGTGATATCGAAACCCTCTTAGGGCGCCACGTCCACCTGCAGTTGTTCGTAAAGGTCGTCGACGACTGGCGAAATAAGGAAAGAGAACTTGACGAAATGGGGATCATGGAATGA
- a CDS encoding STAS domain-containing protein → MSDINISERQAGDVTILDLDGKVTIGEGSVALRTAIRRLLGEGKSKILLNLGSVGYIDSSGIGELVSSFTAVNKEGGTLKLLNLTQKIQDLLAITKLLTVFDVYEAEADALASFE, encoded by the coding sequence ATGTCTGATATCAATATTTCGGAACGCCAGGCCGGCGACGTCACGATCCTTGATCTTGACGGTAAGGTTACGATCGGTGAAGGAAGTGTCGCATTGCGAACGGCGATCCGCCGTCTTCTTGGAGAAGGCAAAAGCAAGATCCTTCTGAATCTCGGATCCGTCGGTTACATCGATTCGAGCGGTATCGGCGAACTTGTCTCGAGCTTCACCGCTGTCAACAAGGAAGGTGGGACGCTTAAGCTGCTGAATCTGACCCAAAAGATCCAGGATCTGCTGGCGATCACCAAACTCCTCACGGTATTCGATGTTTATGAGGCCGAGGCCGACGCATTGGCGAGTTTTGAATAG
- a CDS encoding ATP-binding protein, whose protein sequence is MPSRIESVDEAALKAETFAIEIGLGDEYLSAIDLAVRESVANAVKHGNKFDETKTVEVKFENTDDGFEVTVRDFGPGFDIDEIPDPTDPANLLKANGRGILFMKSFMDVVEWTNHEGGGMVVRMIKKH, encoded by the coding sequence TTGCCGAGCCGGATTGAGTCCGTCGATGAAGCCGCATTGAAGGCCGAGACGTTTGCGATCGAGATCGGCCTTGGCGACGAATATCTCTCTGCTATCGATCTCGCAGTTCGCGAATCGGTCGCAAATGCCGTTAAGCACGGCAATAAATTTGACGAGACCAAGACTGTCGAGGTCAAGTTCGAAAACACGGACGACGGATTTGAGGTTACGGTACGTGATTTTGGCCCCGGGTTCGATATCGATGAGATACCCGACCCTACTGATCCCGCAAATCTGCTAAAAGCCAACGGCAGAGGCATACTTTTTATGAAGTCCTTCATGGACGTTGTCGAATGGACGAACCACGAAGGTGGAGGGATGGTCGTAAGAATGATCAAGAAACATTGA
- the aroA gene encoding 3-phosphoshikimate 1-carboxyvinyltransferase → MRLGRAKSIRGEAVLPGDKSISHRAAMMASIAEGESQIKGFAESADCASTLKCLMQLGVGIERDGNDVRIRGKGKGGYLRSEASLDCGNSGTTMRLLAGLLAGHDLESVLIGDESLSRRPMRRIIDPLKQMGAAIESSGEMPPLTIIGRRELLPIDYEMPVASAQLKSCILFAGLYTSGTTTVFEPTPTRDHTERMLDFFGASISSSSTDRGRRISIDGASLLTSREINVPSDISSAAFFVAAASCLPGSELRLSGVGLNPTRTAFVDVLSSMGAEIRISNQRIASNEPIGDITVVPFDPKEMRECILAGPVIGNLIDEIPILAIVGTQIEGGLEVRDAAELRIKESDRIASIVANLRKMGAKIDEFDDGFRVFRSELKGAVVDSFGDHRIAMAFAVAALIAEGETEILNSECVDVSFPGFFDTLRSITLT, encoded by the coding sequence ATGAGATTAGGTCGAGCTAAATCGATACGCGGCGAGGCGGTTCTGCCCGGTGATAAATCGATCTCGCATCGGGCAGCCATGATGGCGTCGATCGCTGAGGGAGAATCGCAGATCAAAGGTTTTGCCGAGAGTGCTGACTGTGCTTCGACGCTGAAATGCCTAATGCAGTTAGGCGTCGGTATCGAACGAGATGGAAATGACGTGAGGATCAGGGGCAAGGGCAAGGGCGGATATCTACGTTCTGAAGCATCCCTCGATTGCGGCAATAGCGGGACGACCATGCGTTTGCTCGCCGGTCTGCTGGCGGGGCACGATCTTGAGAGTGTCTTGATCGGCGACGAATCGTTGAGCCGCCGCCCGATGCGTCGGATAATCGATCCGCTCAAGCAAATGGGTGCAGCGATCGAAAGCAGCGGTGAGATGCCACCGCTCACGATCATAGGCAGGAGGGAGCTTTTGCCGATCGACTACGAAATGCCTGTAGCGTCGGCGCAATTGAAGTCATGTATTCTGTTTGCAGGCTTGTATACAAGCGGCACCACTACGGTCTTTGAACCCACGCCTACAAGAGATCACACCGAAAGGATGCTTGATTTCTTTGGAGCAAGCATTTCCAGCAGTTCGACTGACCGCGGACGGCGGATATCAATAGACGGTGCATCTCTGCTTACGTCCCGCGAGATCAACGTGCCTTCGGATATTTCATCTGCCGCGTTTTTTGTCGCGGCGGCATCTTGTCTGCCCGGTTCCGAGCTTCGCCTTTCCGGAGTCGGCCTAAACCCAACACGCACGGCGTTTGTCGACGTCCTTAGTTCAATGGGCGCCGAGATCAGGATCAGCAACCAACGAATCGCTTCCAATGAACCGATCGGTGATATTACGGTGGTTCCCTTCGATCCCAAGGAAATGCGGGAATGCATTTTGGCTGGGCCGGTCATTGGGAATCTAATTGATGAGATACCGATCCTCGCGATCGTTGGAACTCAGATCGAAGGCGGTCTCGAAGTTCGGGATGCGGCCGAACTAAGGATAAAAGAATCTGACCGGATCGCTTCTATCGTCGCGAATCTTAGGAAAATGGGGGCAAAGATCGATGAGTTCGATGATGGCTTCCGCGTTTTCCGCTCGGAGCTTAAAGGTGCAGTGGTCGATTCGTTTGGCGATCACCGAATAGCGATGGCTTTTGCCGTTGCCGCGCTTATTGCGGAAGGTGAGACGGAGATATTGAATTCTGAATGTGTCGACGTTTCATTTCCCGGATTCTTCGACACACTGCGTTCAATAACCTTAACGTAG
- a CDS encoding cobalamin-binding protein, producing MKQDDREQRSRITKRDHARQRFAVTASFAVVLAAVLFGCSKTAEVTKHAVFRVVEDDLGRAVNLPPAVERAVSLAPSITESVFAAGAGDRLVGVTTYCNFPAEAASIRRVGDTQTPNIENILALKPQVVLVSTDSQLEAFTAILQQQNISVFVLDVRGLDGVPRSLRQLGSIFGSETAADKAATELERRIETVAGLRKANVAPRVFLQISKEPLFTIGRGSFLTEVIERAGGVSVTKDVESSYPKLSKESAAALDPEVIILSESEDNMEPNEVLRNSPAFKNGRIYRINADVISRPGPRLVDALETIAEALGRE from the coding sequence ATGAAACAAGATGACCGAGAGCAAAGATCACGAATAACGAAGCGGGATCATGCGAGACAACGGTTCGCTGTCACAGCATCATTTGCTGTGGTCTTAGCGGCCGTTCTGTTCGGCTGCTCGAAGACCGCCGAGGTGACGAAACACGCCGTCTTTCGGGTGGTTGAAGACGATCTTGGGCGTGCCGTAAACCTGCCGCCAGCCGTTGAACGTGCGGTCTCGCTGGCGCCCAGCATAACGGAATCGGTTTTTGCTGCCGGTGCCGGCGACAGGCTTGTCGGCGTGACGACCTACTGCAATTTCCCGGCGGAGGCGGCATCGATCCGTAGGGTCGGCGATACCCAAACGCCCAATATCGAGAATATTCTCGCTCTGAAGCCGCAAGTGGTTCTGGTTTCCACGGATTCTCAGCTTGAGGCATTTACCGCGATCTTACAGCAGCAAAACATTTCGGTCTTTGTGCTTGATGTGCGCGGTCTCGATGGGGTTCCGCGAAGCCTTCGTCAATTGGGTTCGATATTTGGCAGCGAGACCGCAGCCGACAAAGCAGCGACCGAACTTGAACGGCGAATTGAGACGGTTGCGGGTTTGCGCAAGGCCAATGTCGCGCCGCGTGTTTTTCTTCAGATCTCAAAGGAACCACTATTCACCATCGGACGCGGCTCATTTCTGACCGAGGTAATTGAACGTGCAGGCGGCGTCTCGGTCACAAAGGATGTCGAGAGTTCATATCCGAAGTTGAGTAAAGAGTCTGCGGCAGCATTGGACCCGGAAGTGATCATCCTCTCCGAAAGCGAGGATAATATGGAGCCAAATGAGGTTCTCAGAAACTCGCCGGCGTTCAAGAACGGCCGCATTTATCGGATCAACGCTGATGTTATCTCGCGCCCGGGGCCGAGACTAGTCGATGCTCTGGAAACGATCGCAGAGGCTCTGGGCCGTGAATAG
- a CDS encoding iron ABC transporter permease — protein MNRRIGTWLLLIASLGSVLALAVSIGAERFSVFSLSEEHRAILFQIRLPRVLLGACVGASLAVAGASLQALLRNPLAEPYLLGVSNGAALGTLLAFVFLDGLGFARPLLAFGGAAVATIAVYQMARSRAGMNVERLVLSGVIITTFLSSIIVLLTSLLDAARLRGYTFWLLGDLSQATFDGFYLTLVASTVGTIVLASQARALNLMMIGERDAFDHGVEVGRVRIIVFGAASVLVGTSVAASGSVGYVGLIVPHIVRLVVGTDNRLVVPMSAFAGAIFVVLADTIARTAIAPRELPVGAITALIGAPLFIFLLKRS, from the coding sequence TTGAATCGCAGGATAGGAACCTGGTTACTGCTAATTGCTTCGCTTGGGTCTGTGCTAGCGCTGGCTGTCTCCATCGGCGCCGAGCGATTCTCGGTTTTCAGTCTATCCGAAGAACACAGAGCGATACTTTTCCAGATCCGTCTACCGCGAGTTCTTCTCGGAGCGTGTGTCGGAGCGAGCCTGGCCGTGGCAGGCGCATCGCTTCAGGCTTTGCTGAGAAATCCGCTGGCCGAGCCGTACCTCCTCGGAGTCTCCAATGGGGCCGCATTAGGAACGCTCCTCGCATTCGTTTTCCTTGATGGACTCGGGTTCGCCCGGCCGCTCCTGGCTTTCGGCGGCGCGGCGGTTGCGACCATTGCGGTTTACCAAATGGCCCGAAGTCGGGCGGGAATGAACGTCGAACGCCTTGTTTTGTCGGGCGTTATTATTACCACATTCTTATCATCGATCATCGTATTGTTGACAAGTCTGCTCGATGCGGCCCGCCTTCGCGGTTATACGTTTTGGCTATTAGGCGATCTTTCACAGGCGACATTCGACGGATTTTATCTGACCCTTGTGGCATCGACGGTCGGAACGATAGTTCTCGCATCGCAAGCTCGTGCGCTCAACCTGATGATGATCGGCGAACGCGACGCATTTGACCATGGCGTCGAGGTCGGCCGCGTTCGGATCATTGTTTTCGGGGCGGCGAGTGTGCTGGTCGGCACCTCGGTCGCGGCGAGCGGTTCGGTCGGCTACGTTGGGCTTATCGTGCCGCATATCGTTCGGCTCGTTGTCGGGACCGACAACCGTCTCGTGGTGCCGATGTCCGCCTTTGCCGGTGCGATCTTCGTGGTGCTTGCCGATACGATCGCCCGGACGGCGATCGCCCCGCGGGAACTTCCGGTCGGAGCGATTACGGCATTGATCGGCGCTCCACTATTTATCTTTTTGTTGAAGCGATCGTAA